A genomic stretch from Petrimonas mucosa includes:
- a CDS encoding BON domain-containing protein, whose protein sequence is MKTIRLVSVLALMLAVGGVATSCKKVNDADVQTAVQAVLALNPDFSGVSVSVMDQVATLSGTVKDETSKSLADSTVAAVEHVKSVVNNIEVVPPAPDFTAVDSLLNTGLADLFKSKGFEAVKAEVKEGIVTLTGEIRKRDLPALLERVDSLKPNQVINNITVK, encoded by the coding sequence ATGAAAACGATTCGTTTGGTATCGGTGCTCGCATTGATGCTTGCAGTGGGGGGTGTGGCAACCTCCTGCAAAAAGGTGAATGATGCCGATGTGCAAACCGCCGTTCAGGCGGTATTGGCCTTGAATCCGGATTTTTCCGGTGTCTCTGTTTCGGTGATGGACCAGGTGGCCACATTATCGGGCACGGTAAAGGACGAGACGTCAAAATCACTTGCAGACAGTACGGTGGCTGCTGTTGAACATGTGAAATCGGTGGTAAATAACATCGAGGTGGTTCCACCTGCTCCCGATTTTACCGCTGTTGACTCCCTGCTCAATACCGGCCTGGCCGACCTGTTCAAGTCGAAAGGGTTTGAAGCTGTCAAGGCTGAGGTGAAAGAGGGGATTGTCACCCTGACAGGTGAGATCCGCAAAAGAGATCTGCCGGCACTGCTGGAGAGGGTAGACTCGTTGAAACCGAATCAGGTGATCAACAACATCACCGTTAAATGA
- a CDS encoding bifunctional methionine sulfoxide reductase B/A protein → MGYNPLTPEEEHVILHKGTERPFSGALLNNKAAGTYLCKRCDAPLYRSEDKFDSHCGWPSFDDEIAGAVRRVPDADGRRTEILCNNCGAHLGHLFLGEGFTAKQTRHCVNSISMKFIPADRPDLRKCYFASGCFWGTEYFFMKAKGVKATAVGFMGGHVENPTYQQVCQKKTGHLETTEVLFDPAQTTYEEMVKLFFETHDFTQTNGQGPDIGPQYLSCIFYSSPQEKEIAEKYIGMLTAKGYEVATMLRPVSTFWKAEDYHQQYYEHKGSTPYCHRYTPIF, encoded by the coding sequence ATGGGATACAATCCATTGACACCCGAAGAGGAGCATGTGATCCTGCATAAAGGAACTGAACGCCCCTTTTCCGGAGCGTTGTTGAATAACAAGGCAGCAGGGACCTATCTCTGCAAACGGTGCGACGCGCCGCTCTACCGCTCTGAGGACAAGTTCGATTCACATTGTGGATGGCCGTCGTTCGACGATGAGATTGCCGGTGCGGTCAGAAGGGTTCCGGATGCCGACGGTAGACGGACCGAAATTCTCTGCAACAATTGCGGGGCACACTTGGGTCACCTCTTTCTCGGCGAAGGTTTTACAGCCAAACAGACACGTCACTGTGTCAATTCCATCTCCATGAAGTTTATTCCTGCAGACCGTCCCGATCTGCGAAAGTGCTACTTTGCGTCGGGCTGCTTCTGGGGAACCGAATACTTTTTCATGAAGGCCAAGGGGGTAAAGGCAACCGCTGTAGGATTTATGGGCGGTCATGTGGAGAACCCCACCTATCAGCAGGTCTGTCAAAAAAAGACCGGACACCTGGAGACGACCGAAGTTCTCTTCGATCCGGCGCAGACCACCTATGAAGAGATGGTAAAGCTCTTCTTCGAAACCCACGACTTCACCCAGACCAACGGACAGGGTCCCGATATCGGACCGCAATACCTCTCCTGTATCTTCTACTCCTCGCCGCAGGAGAAGGAGATAGCCGAGAAGTATATCGGCATGCTGACGGCCAAGGGATATGAGGTGGCCACCATGCTCAGGCCGGTGTCTACCTTCTGGAAGGCGGAAGATTACCATCAACAGTATTATGAACATAAGGGGAGCACTCCCTATTGCCATCGCTACACTCCAATTTTCTGA
- the ahcY gene encoding adenosylhomocysteinase: MDKNFALDLPYKVADISLADFGRKEIEIAEHEMPGLMSIRKKYAQEKPLRGARVMGSLHMTVQTAVLIETLVELGADVRWASCNIFSTQDHAAAAIAAAGIPVFAWKGETLEEYWWCTEMALRFPGGKGPNLIVDDGGDASLLVHMGYRAEIDPKTIDREGSNREEQIVLDTLNRILKEDNQRWHRTVAELKGISEETTTGVHRLYQMMENGELLVPAINVNDSVTKSKFDNLYGCRESLADGIKRATDVMIAGKVVVVLGYGDVGKGCARSMRSYGARVIVTEIDPICALQAAMEGFEVTTMEEAVKEGNIFVTTTGNRDVVTIDHMLQMKDQAIVCNIGHFDNEIQVDKLVSYPGIVHTNIKPQVDKYTFPTGNSIFLLAEGRLVNLGCATGHPSFVMSNSFTNQTLAQIDLWKNNYEIGVYRLPKRLDEEVARLHLEQIGVKLTTLTAEQARYIGVEVDGPYKPEHYRY, from the coding sequence ATGGACAAAAATTTCGCATTGGATCTGCCTTACAAGGTAGCAGATATCTCCCTGGCCGATTTCGGACGGAAAGAAATTGAGATCGCCGAACATGAAATGCCGGGATTGATGTCGATCCGTAAAAAATATGCTCAGGAAAAGCCGCTACGGGGAGCCCGGGTCATGGGCTCACTGCATATGACCGTACAGACTGCCGTACTGATCGAAACATTGGTCGAGCTAGGTGCCGATGTACGTTGGGCCAGCTGCAACATCTTCTCCACCCAGGATCATGCCGCCGCTGCAATTGCCGCCGCCGGGATCCCGGTCTTTGCCTGGAAGGGAGAGACACTTGAGGAGTATTGGTGGTGTACCGAAATGGCACTCCGTTTTCCCGGGGGAAAGGGACCGAACCTGATTGTCGACGATGGTGGCGACGCCTCGTTGCTCGTCCATATGGGTTACCGCGCAGAGATCGATCCCAAAACCATCGACCGGGAAGGAAGCAACCGGGAGGAGCAGATTGTGCTGGATACGTTGAACCGCATCCTGAAGGAGGACAATCAACGCTGGCACCGCACCGTTGCCGAATTGAAAGGAATATCTGAGGAGACCACAACCGGTGTGCACCGGTTGTACCAGATGATGGAGAACGGAGAGTTGCTGGTTCCCGCCATCAATGTGAACGACTCGGTTACCAAATCGAAATTCGACAACCTGTATGGTTGCCGTGAATCACTGGCCGACGGTATAAAACGGGCGACCGATGTCATGATAGCCGGCAAAGTGGTAGTTGTGCTAGGCTACGGTGACGTTGGAAAAGGTTGTGCCCGATCAATGCGCTCCTACGGTGCAAGGGTTATCGTCACGGAGATCGATCCCATATGCGCCCTGCAGGCAGCCATGGAGGGATTCGAAGTAACTACCATGGAGGAGGCAGTGAAAGAGGGAAACATCTTTGTGACCACCACCGGCAACCGGGATGTGGTAACCATCGATCATATGCTGCAGATGAAGGATCAGGCCATTGTCTGCAACATTGGCCATTTCGACAATGAGATCCAGGTAGACAAGCTGGTTAGCTATCCGGGAATTGTCCATACCAATATCAAGCCGCAGGTGGACAAATACACCTTTCCGACGGGAAACTCGATTTTCCTGCTGGCCGAAGGGCGGTTGGTAAATCTGGGCTGTGCAACTGGACACCCTTCGTTTGTGATGAGCAACTCATTTACAAACCAGACCCTGGCTCAGATTGATTTGTGGAAAAACAACTACGAGATTGGGGTTTACAGGCTCCCGAAACGGCTCGACGAGGAGGTCGCCAGACTCCACCTGGAGCAGATCGGGGTTAAACTGACAACCCTTACAGCCGAACAGGCCCGATACATCGGAGTAGAAGTCGACGGTCCCTATAAACCGGAACACTATAGGTATTAA
- a CDS encoding glycosyl hydrolase, whose translation METRKIVNLLSAIVLCLIIALFSGCEKQQIHSFRDIEKNFPYPDNSFRSAPLLVFNEVVTNAEIDRMVADLHNKGFGGFFIHPRPGLVTEYLSEEWLSLYQHATEVARQYGISVWIYDENSYPSGFAGGHVPADYPDSFNQGQGLELERATQLPEDIGSVFLCLLRENDSWKDITEEMTEYAGETGDFYLYRKTYYEKGDWYGGFSYVDLLLPGVTEKFIETTMRGYEKQVGNQFGKTIPGIFTDEPNIVTSGGLRWTPDLFEQFEKRWGYDLKLFLPLLSEETGEWKRVRYHYMETLLQLFIDRWAKPWHAYTEKNNLIWTGHYWEHGWPNMNDGPDNMAMYAWHQMPGIDMLFNQFNEQSPQAQFGNIRAVKELRSVANQMGYKRTLSETYGGGGWEVTFKDLKRLGDWEYVLGVNYMNQHLSHQTLTGARKYDYPPVFTYHSPWWSNYKVLNDYFARLSYLLSEGSQENCIAVIEPNSTLWSYYSHTKSNPRLIQIGESFQAFITALEKSQVEYDLASENIIKDQGKIVKGKFVIGKAGYSTIIVPPHTENISRHTFFLLQQFLSEGGRLICFSEPENVDGEKRAELIGLIRSEKVNREERLTSELIEKLKGENVVRISHENGNLYHQRRRYADGELIFLVNSSMDEKTSVQLAYPEGNALYELDALTGKIYTYPANGKGSVTFEVEPAGSLLLFIGKGSEKFPARELQQSATTLPSLNRTTMKRTRENVLPVDFCDLHLQNETFRQIHVSEASDRAFKAHGFRAGNPWNTSVQYRRNIVDRDTFKSGGYTAKYHFRIDQTVDYSAFRLVAERPCLFTVRVNGVEAETLDGEWWLDRSFGVYPAGSLLKHGENVVELSLSPMKLLAEIEPVYILGDFGVIPEGIGWSITAPVQELQLGSWKSQRMPFYSWEVQYSKDYQLDEVGGSYMVQLGKWNGTVAEVYVNGEKAGIIGFDPFRLDITSHLQPGKNKVAVRVVGSHKNLLGPHYNSPEKGFVSPWHWKGIKKPIPGEAYQLIDYGLFDDFELLKYSR comes from the coding sequence ATGGAAACTAGAAAAATTGTCAACCTGTTATCCGCAATAGTTCTTTGCCTAATTATCGCTCTTTTTTCAGGATGTGAAAAGCAACAGATTCACAGCTTTCGAGATATCGAGAAGAACTTTCCGTATCCCGATAACTCATTCCGGTCTGCGCCGTTGCTGGTTTTCAACGAAGTGGTTACCAACGCAGAAATCGACAGAATGGTAGCAGATTTGCACAATAAAGGATTTGGTGGCTTTTTTATTCATCCTCGTCCCGGACTTGTTACCGAATATCTATCGGAGGAGTGGTTGTCGCTATATCAACATGCAACGGAGGTAGCCCGGCAATACGGCATCTCTGTCTGGATCTACGATGAGAACTCCTATCCCAGTGGCTTTGCCGGGGGACATGTCCCAGCCGACTATCCCGACTCTTTTAATCAGGGGCAGGGGCTTGAGCTGGAAAGAGCCACACAACTGCCGGAAGATATCGGTTCGGTCTTTCTCTGTTTGCTGCGGGAAAATGATTCCTGGAAGGATATCACAGAAGAGATGACGGAGTATGCAGGAGAAACGGGAGATTTCTATCTCTATCGAAAAACCTATTATGAAAAGGGCGACTGGTATGGAGGTTTTTCCTATGTCGATCTGCTTCTGCCGGGTGTGACGGAGAAATTCATTGAAACCACGATGAGGGGGTATGAGAAGCAAGTTGGCAACCAGTTCGGGAAGACCATACCGGGAATTTTTACAGATGAGCCCAATATCGTCACATCGGGAGGCCTCCGATGGACACCCGATCTGTTTGAGCAGTTCGAAAAGAGGTGGGGATACGATCTGAAACTGTTTCTACCTCTGCTGAGTGAAGAGACGGGTGAGTGGAAGAGGGTCCGCTATCATTACATGGAGACACTGCTACAGCTCTTTATCGACCGATGGGCCAAGCCCTGGCATGCATACACGGAGAAGAACAATCTGATATGGACCGGCCATTACTGGGAGCATGGATGGCCCAACATGAACGACGGGCCCGACAACATGGCAATGTATGCATGGCACCAGATGCCGGGCATCGATATGCTTTTCAATCAGTTCAACGAGCAATCGCCCCAGGCGCAGTTCGGAAATATACGGGCCGTGAAAGAACTGCGCAGTGTAGCCAACCAGATGGGTTACAAACGCACGCTCAGCGAGACATACGGCGGTGGCGGATGGGAGGTTACCTTCAAGGACCTGAAACGGTTGGGCGACTGGGAATATGTGCTGGGGGTAAACTACATGAACCAGCATCTGTCGCACCAGACGCTGACAGGTGCCCGTAAATATGATTATCCTCCTGTATTCACCTACCACTCACCTTGGTGGAGCAACTATAAGGTGTTGAACGATTATTTTGCCAGACTCTCCTATCTGCTGAGTGAGGGGAGTCAGGAGAATTGCATTGCCGTAATTGAGCCCAATTCCACCCTTTGGAGCTATTATTCCCACACAAAAAGTAATCCCCGTCTGATACAAATTGGTGAAAGCTTTCAGGCCTTCATCACCGCGCTCGAGAAGAGTCAGGTTGAATATGATCTCGCCTCCGAGAATATCATCAAAGATCAAGGCAAGATTGTCAAGGGGAAATTTGTGATTGGAAAAGCAGGCTATTCCACCATAATAGTGCCACCACACACCGAAAATATCAGTCGGCATACCTTCTTCTTATTGCAACAGTTCCTGTCAGAGGGAGGAAGATTGATCTGCTTCTCAGAGCCGGAAAACGTCGATGGAGAAAAAAGAGCAGAGCTTATAGGCCTGATAAGATCTGAAAAGGTAAACCGGGAAGAGCGCCTGACCAGTGAGTTAATTGAGAAGCTGAAAGGGGAGAATGTGGTCCGTATCAGTCACGAGAACGGGAATCTGTATCACCAGCGCAGAAGGTATGCAGATGGGGAGCTCATCTTCCTGGTCAATTCGTCGATGGATGAAAAAACATCTGTACAGCTCGCCTATCCTGAAGGAAACGCACTCTATGAACTGGATGCGCTCACCGGTAAGATCTACACCTATCCTGCCAATGGCAAGGGGAGTGTCACCTTTGAAGTGGAGCCGGCTGGAAGCCTGTTGCTTTTCATAGGAAAAGGGAGCGAGAAATTCCCCGCAAGAGAGTTGCAGCAGTCTGCGACAACCTTGCCCTCACTCAACAGGACAACCATGAAGCGAACAAGGGAAAATGTTTTGCCCGTCGACTTTTGCGACTTGCACCTGCAAAATGAGACATTCAGACAGATCCACGTGTCGGAAGCCTCAGACAGGGCATTCAAGGCACACGGATTTAGAGCGGGCAACCCCTGGAACACATCTGTGCAATACCGGCGAAACATAGTAGATAGAGACACTTTCAAGTCGGGAGGGTATACCGCCAAATACCATTTCAGGATTGATCAAACGGTCGATTACTCTGCCTTCCGACTGGTAGCCGAACGTCCCTGCCTCTTCACGGTCAGGGTGAATGGAGTAGAAGCAGAAACCCTTGACGGCGAGTGGTGGCTCGATAGATCGTTTGGCGTCTATCCTGCAGGCAGTTTGTTGAAGCACGGGGAGAACGTGGTTGAACTGAGCCTGAGTCCGATGAAACTTCTGGCAGAGATAGAGCCTGTTTATATCCTGGGTGATTTTGGCGTGATCCCCGAAGGGATTGGGTGGAGTATCACTGCTCCCGTCCAGGAGTTGCAGTTGGGGAGCTGGAAAAGCCAACGGATGCCTTTCTACTCATGGGAGGTTCAATACAGCAAGGATTACCAGTTGGATGAAGTTGGTGGAAGCTATATGGTTCAACTTGGTAAGTGGAACGGTACTGTGGCGGAGGTCTATGTGAATGGTGAAAAAGCAGGCATCATCGGGTTTGATCCCTTCCGTTTGGATATCACCTCCCATCTGCAACCCGGGAAAAACAAGGTGGCTGTACGGGTAGTCGGCAGCCACAAGAACCTGTTGGGTCCTCACTACAATAGTCCCGAAAAAGGGTTCGTCTCTCCCTGGCACTGGAAAGGGATCAAGAAGCCAATTCCTGGCGAAGCGTATCAGTTGATCGACTACGGACTCTTCGACGATTTTGAGTTGTTGAAATATTCGCGGTAA
- a CDS encoding O-acetylhomoserine aminocarboxypropyltransferase/cysteine synthase family protein, producing the protein MAREKLHFETLQVHVGQEQPDPATDARAVPIYQTASYVFHNAAHAAARFSLQDAGNIYGRLTNSTQGVFEQRIAALEGGVAGLAVASGAAAVTYAFENITRAGDHIVSAKTIYGGSYNLLAHTLPNYGVTTTFVDPSDLSNFEKAIRENTKALFIETLGNPHSNIIDIEALSEIAHRHKIPLIVDNTFGTPYLIRPIEHGADIVVHSATKFIGGHGSSLGGVIVDSGKFDWVASGKFPQLTEPEPSYHGVRFTDVAGAAAYIIRIRATLLRDTGAAISPFNAFILLQGLETLSLRIERHVENALKVVAFLNNHPKVKRVNHPSLPDHPDHQLYQRYFPRGAGSIFTFDVNGGQEEAFRFIDSLEIFSLLANVADVKSLVIHPASTTHSQLSATELAEQEIYPGTVRLSIGTEHIDDLIADLSQALDKI; encoded by the coding sequence ATGGCAAGAGAAAAGTTACATTTCGAGACTTTACAGGTTCACGTGGGACAGGAACAACCAGATCCGGCAACGGATGCCCGTGCAGTACCTATTTATCAGACCGCCTCTTATGTATTTCATAATGCAGCCCATGCAGCGGCCCGTTTCAGCCTGCAGGATGCAGGAAACATCTATGGACGTCTTACCAACTCCACACAGGGGGTATTTGAACAACGCATAGCCGCCCTTGAGGGAGGTGTGGCGGGATTGGCCGTCGCTTCAGGTGCTGCCGCCGTCACCTATGCGTTCGAGAATATCACCCGCGCAGGCGATCATATTGTTTCCGCCAAGACCATATATGGCGGGAGTTATAACCTGCTTGCACATACTCTCCCCAATTACGGTGTGACAACCACTTTTGTCGATCCGTCAGATCTGTCGAACTTCGAGAAGGCTATCCGTGAGAATACGAAGGCTCTCTTCATTGAGACATTGGGCAATCCCCATTCAAATATCATCGATATTGAGGCTCTATCTGAAATTGCCCACCGGCATAAGATACCTTTAATTGTAGACAATACTTTCGGTACGCCCTATCTTATACGCCCCATTGAACATGGTGCCGACATCGTGGTACACTCTGCTACAAAATTTATCGGGGGACATGGTTCATCGCTGGGAGGTGTAATTGTTGATTCCGGGAAGTTCGACTGGGTAGCATCCGGAAAATTTCCACAACTGACCGAACCCGAACCCAGCTATCATGGAGTACGCTTTACTGATGTTGCCGGAGCGGCGGCCTACATTATCCGTATCCGTGCCACGCTGTTGCGCGACACCGGAGCGGCCATCAGTCCCTTCAACGCCTTTATCCTGTTACAGGGTCTCGAAACCCTCTCATTGCGTATAGAACGCCATGTGGAGAATGCATTGAAAGTAGTAGCCTTCCTGAATAACCATCCGAAGGTAAAACGGGTGAACCATCCATCACTTCCCGACCATCCCGACCATCAACTGTATCAACGCTATTTTCCAAGAGGTGCAGGTTCCATCTTTACCTTCGATGTCAATGGGGGACAGGAAGAGGCGTTCCGTTTTATCGACAGCCTGGAGATCTTCTCATTGCTGGCCAATGTGGCAGATGTGAAGTCGTTGGTTATTCATCCGGCAAGCACCACTCACTCGCAACTCAGCGCAACCGAACTGGCAGAGCAGGAGATCTATCCGGGCACCGTACGTCTCTCAATCGGAACAGAGCATATCGATGACCTGATTGCCGATCTGAGCCAGGCCCTGGATAAGATTTAG
- a CDS encoding Lrp/AsnC family transcriptional regulator: MGTFDKLDKVDLMILRTLQENARLTTKELAARVNLSSTPVFERLKRLEAGGYIKKYIAVLDAEKLNQGFIVFCRVKLRRLNRDIAADFSRIVQEIPEVTECYNISGSYDYLLKIHAPNMKYYQEFILNVLGTIESLGSLESTFVMAELKHQYGISL; the protein is encoded by the coding sequence ATGGGTACTTTCGACAAGTTGGATAAAGTAGATTTGATGATACTCCGCACATTGCAGGAGAATGCCCGTTTGACCACCAAAGAGCTGGCCGCCAGGGTCAACCTCTCCTCCACCCCTGTTTTCGAAAGGCTCAAACGGCTGGAAGCGGGAGGGTACATCAAGAAATATATTGCCGTGCTGGATGCCGAAAAGCTCAACCAGGGATTTATCGTGTTCTGCAGGGTAAAGCTTCGCCGTCTCAATAGGGATATCGCGGCAGATTTTTCACGGATTGTCCAGGAGATTCCCGAAGTCACCGAATGTTATAACATATCGGGAAGCTACGACTACCTCCTGAAGATTCATGCCCCCAATATGAAGTATTACCAGGAGTTTATCCTCAATGTATTGGGAACCATCGAGAGTCTGGGATCACTCGAAAGCACCTTTGTCATGGCTGAGCTGAAGCATCAATATGGAATAAGCTTATGA
- a CDS encoding cation transporter: MDCPSEEQLIRMKLQNFNAVKSLEFDIPDRRVTIYHDGEAESILLALETLNLNTTLISTVEADTMVKREGNSNQRRLLWAVLTINLVFFGVEILSGILSNSMGLVADSLDMLADSIVYALALFAVGGTVARKNEIARFAGYFQIILAVIGFIEVIRRFLGFERMPDFKTMIIVSTLALMANILCLYLLQRERSKESHMQASMIFTSNDVVVNSGVIVAGLLVNWLNSSLPDLIVGATVFVVVTRGAYTILRLAK, translated from the coding sequence ATGGACTGCCCGAGTGAGGAGCAGCTGATTCGCATGAAATTGCAAAACTTCAATGCTGTAAAGTCATTGGAGTTTGATATTCCAGACAGGAGAGTGACCATCTATCATGATGGCGAAGCAGAATCGATCCTATTGGCCCTGGAGACACTGAACCTGAATACCACGCTGATTTCAACCGTTGAGGCCGACACCATGGTTAAGAGAGAGGGCAACAGCAACCAAAGGAGGTTGCTTTGGGCCGTATTGACGATCAACCTGGTTTTCTTTGGAGTGGAAATATTGTCGGGCATACTCTCCAATTCGATGGGGCTGGTAGCAGACAGCCTCGACATGCTTGCCGACAGCATCGTCTACGCATTGGCACTCTTTGCTGTTGGAGGGACGGTTGCCAGAAAAAATGAGATTGCCAGGTTTGCAGGTTACTTCCAGATCATATTGGCGGTTATCGGTTTTATCGAGGTGATCAGGCGCTTTTTAGGCTTTGAACGGATGCCCGACTTTAAAACGATGATTATCGTCTCGACTCTGGCATTGATGGCAAACATACTCTGCCTCTACCTGCTGCAAAGAGAGAGGAGTAAAGAGTCGCACATGCAGGCGAGCATGATTTTCACTTCAAACGATGTCGTTGTCAATTCGGGAGTGATTGTGGCCGGGCTTTTGGTGAATTGGCTCAATTCAAGCCTGCCCGATTTGATTGTCGGGGCAACAGTGTTTGTAGTAGTAACAAGAGGCGCCTACACCATATTGAGATTGGCGAAATAA
- a CDS encoding 30S ribosomal protein S16, which yields MATKLRLQRRGRKNYAFYQIIVADSRAPRDGKYIERIGSYNPNTNPATITLDFDRALYWLQVGAQPTDTVRNILSSEGVLMKKHLLGGVAKGAFDEAEAEKRFEAWKNSKLQTTQKLKKQDEEARLAAEKARLEAEKEVNKAKAEALAKKKAEAEAANNPVTEETPEATETEAVEPQAE from the coding sequence ATGGCAACAAAACTGCGTTTACAAAGAAGAGGCCGTAAAAATTACGCCTTTTACCAGATTATCGTTGCAGATAGCAGAGCTCCACGTGATGGAAAGTACATTGAAAGGATCGGATCTTATAATCCGAACACAAATCCTGCTACTATCACTTTAGACTTCGACAGAGCTTTGTATTGGCTGCAAGTGGGAGCACAACCCACAGACACCGTTCGTAATATTTTGTCCAGCGAAGGGGTATTGATGAAAAAGCACCTTTTGGGAGGTGTGGCTAAGGGAGCTTTCGATGAAGCTGAAGCTGAAAAGAGGTTCGAAGCATGGAAAAACTCCAAGTTACAGACCACTCAAAAGTTGAAAAAACAGGATGAAGAAGCTAGACTGGCAGCTGAAAAAGCACGCCTGGAAGCTGAAAAAGAGGTGAACAAAGCCAAAGCTGAAGCGTTGGCAAAGAAAAAAGCCGAAGCTGAAGCCGCCAACAATCCGGTAACTGAAGAGACCCCGGAAGCAACTGAAACAGAGGCTGTAGAACCGCAAGCAGAATAA
- a CDS encoding CDP-alcohol phosphatidyltransferase family protein: MKKETKERMVKTLNIIAKDRKRTNILKNSEQKLIAYLVQKIPSWINSDGLTAIGFFGNVLVASSIVMGAFFSRYWLLMTIAGFIINWFGDSLDGRIAYYRNNPRKWYGFSLDITVDWVGTILIGLAYMIYAEGAWKYLGFLFVVLYGWQMITAQLRYKVGGQYSIDSGIFGPTEVRIILGAIITLEVFIPHSIYYLTTFATAFLLYSNFVEARKLLKIANQRDIEEKRIKAEEIQKQNRENA, translated from the coding sequence ATGAAAAAAGAGACAAAAGAACGAATGGTTAAAACGCTAAATATCATAGCGAAAGACCGAAAGAGGACCAACATATTGAAAAACTCCGAGCAGAAGTTAATAGCATACCTGGTTCAGAAAATTCCGTCGTGGATCAATTCAGATGGGCTGACAGCCATCGGATTCTTTGGAAACGTCTTGGTTGCGTCGAGCATTGTGATGGGGGCCTTTTTCAGTCGCTACTGGCTACTCATGACCATTGCCGGCTTCATCATCAACTGGTTTGGTGACTCGCTAGACGGCAGAATTGCCTATTACCGCAACAATCCACGCAAATGGTACGGCTTTTCGCTGGATATCACGGTCGACTGGGTCGGGACCATATTGATAGGACTCGCCTATATGATTTATGCGGAAGGTGCCTGGAAATACCTTGGCTTTCTATTTGTCGTCTTGTACGGATGGCAGATGATCACGGCACAGTTAAGGTATAAGGTGGGTGGACAATACTCTATCGATTCCGGCATATTCGGCCCCACCGAAGTACGCATTATCCTGGGAGCAATCATCACGCTGGAGGTGTTTATCCCCCACTCGATATATTATCTCACCACGTTTGCCACAGCTTTTCTGCTCTACTCAAATTTTGTAGAGGCGCGGAAATTACTGAAAATTGCCAATCAACGCGATATCGAAGAGAAAAGGATAAAAGCGGAGGAGATACAGAAGCAGAACAGGGAGAACGCCTGA